In Dermacentor variabilis isolate Ectoservices chromosome 1, ASM5094787v1, whole genome shotgun sequence, the genomic stretch CTCCTTTGTGTTCCTTGCAGCCAGTCCCTTGTTGGTAAATGGGCCTCTGTGGAAGGTTTCGCGTCTCTTATGTGAATCTTTGAAAGTAACCGTTTCTACTGCGACACATTAAATGGCAGACAGCTCTTAACTGCTAGAGTTCACTTGGAGACATTAACGGTGACTGTATAGTTCATGTTCTTTAAAAATTTTGAATCCAGACTTCTTGCCTCATGTTTTGCAGGTTTTACACATCGAATTGCATGTTCCTCCAAAAACTTGTATTGATAAAAGTATGTTTGTACTTCCTGTGTTCTTAATGACATATTCGTATAAGCCATTCATGAACAATAAACTAATCTCTGTTCAGCTTGGCTTGACTAGCTGCAATCTGTAACATAGGTGCTCAGATGCTCAGAATGGAGATGAACAAACAGGCGTTTTGCCTCTCAGCATAGCTCTTTTCTCGAAAAAAGGACTCCCGAGTGTGCACACAGGAAACCAGCATTGGGCCTTGCAAACTTGCATCCTTGTGCATACGAACGCAGTCTCTTCATGCCAGGGCTTGTTGAATGGTTTCAAATTGCTTCCCTTGTGTGAAGTGTCATCTAAGGTTAGGATTGCACATCACCGGAGACCATGGTAAAATAGGTATGTGAACTGTCCGGTTCAGTTATTAACCAATGTCTCAAAGCCAATTTGGCTCCTCCTTCAAAGTGATGACAGCGATATGGAGGCTTCTGTTGTCATAGAactgtctctctcttccttaaCTAGGACTGTAGAGCATGGATGTACCTAGTCGGAAGATTGCCTTTTAGCATTTAATATTATTGGGAATGCTCTTTACGTGCCAGTATTGCAATAAAAGCCATTTTTGGGtatttttcccccctttttttttcagtttcaagTACGATTGTTTCATCGTAACAAATTCTGTGGTCTCTACCTTCGAATTGTTTGGCCACAACACTGCATTCCCTCGCAAAGTTTCAATCGCCAGATTCTTTCACCAGGTTATTTGTTTCACCAATATATGTGACTACAATCTGTGCATTAAATTTTATACACAGTACCCTGGGCTTTGTTTTGTTGGACGGTCTTTAGGTTGTCAGCGAAGGCTGTCCTCTAAACATGGTTGTATTCTATTTGTCCACTGCCAGATGGCAGTATCAGTTAATGTGAATACACACTGTGAGATGTCAAAGCAGTGATGTCACAAAGGTGATGTTTGTCAAGAGAATGGTAAGAGGAAGTGCATGTAGAGGTAAGTACAGTGCAAAAGAGAGTGGTAAGGTTGGCCATTATCTGCCAGTTTAATTTTTGTATCTGTAATGTAAACTGGTGTATATGTGCTATGTGGTGTGATGCACACATTTCAAGAAAGCTAGTTTATATGTTGGCACAAAAGACGTATGCATGCGATTGGGGCCTAATGGTCAGAGCATCAGGCTGTTGTGCCGGGATAACCCCGCTTCAATCTCAACATTTGCCACACATCCTTTATTTTCTGTGTGTGAGCTATTTGACAAGACAGCAACATCAGCCATGGTCAGCAAAGTCCAGGAGGGTTCACAAACGAAGCTTCACATTAAAAATGGTTTACTGCTGTGTGGCGCCCTGCAAgactgaacattaaaaaaaaaagtactcttCCATCCCGAGAAAAACAATTGGTATACAGAGATGCTCTGTTTGAGTGGAGAGTAAAGCAGGGTCAATATAGAAACACTTGGAAGAGAGTAGACACTCAGTTTTGCAGAATAGTGGTTCATTATTGCTATATTTACTGAAGTGAAGTTTCTGAAACATTTACAACATTCTAATTAGTTTTGGTTCTCTAAAATATATTGACATGGAAACTGATTACTCAAATGCATGACTGTTTCAGATATTTTATTTAATGCACTAATAGTATTAAGGAAAATCTGAACTGCTGGCACTAAATATATTGATTTGTTCATCTATTTTTGGCAATGCCAGCCTCAATTTAATATCTCTGATTCATATACCGAGGAACTGCCTCTCAATACTAGTGACGCTTCATCTGTACTCGCATTGTAGAGACATAGCAGGATGGCTTGCGTGTCACAGTAACTAGAATCGTACGTCACTCCACCTTAGAGACAAAGGGCATGCATAACCAAAGTGCGAGTGAACCTTGGCCACGAAAGTTTACAAACGAATCACCAACTCTATGCAACTTTTATCATGAtcggcctattttatgtccactgcaggacgaaggcctctccctgcgatctccaattacccctgtcctgtgccctAGGCAACTGCAGTAGCGCATATCTCCCCTGCAACATATTGTATGGGTTTCCCCTAATGGCGAGCACACATCCAAGGCAGCCTCTCCTGTTGCGCAGATGCAAGTGCTGCTACAGAGCGCCAATGGCACTGACAGCAATAGGCCCGCCAACCTGCACAGCAGTATAAAGCACGCTAGCAGGTTTTCTTTAACTACGGTACATCAAGCTTAAAAAGTAGGTTATTGCTGTACCAAGCTTCCGAAAAAGCCTTGAGCGAAGTTTGCTTGCATCCGGAACGCTGTTTCTGAAGAACAGGTAGTCTGCTGTTTCATCCCACGCATAATCTTCGAATACAGCAACTTGGAAGTCGCACTTGCAGCAATGAATATGGCTGCATGCCCTGCAATTAATATGAAACATTACTTGCACGTCGCTTCGTATGTGTCACCGAATTCAAACGTATGCCAGTGGCTATATAATGCTTGGTAAACCTTCTTGATGCACTGGTCGACACGCCAAAGACCACATCTGTGCCGCCAAGGTAGACCACATAACACCTGATTAAAACGACAACATATTTGCGACACTTCAACCATCTTGTGACACGACAGAGCATATAATTAAAATTACTTACTGGATATTTCTGCGACCGAATACCTTGCTTTCGGCGAGATCAGTGTTAGGAACCTGCATTAGGATCCAAAACAAGCAAAGACGTGTAATGAACGCTACATGTGTGTAGCCGCTCACAGCAAATAGAGGACCGCTTGCAGGTCACAGTTGTGTTGTACATACGTTTAACTCTGGAACTCTGCATATTTCATTTATAGCTTCTTCAATGCTATCATCAGAAGATGTTCTGAAAACCAATAGCTGATCGTGATGCACATTATTTAGCGAAAGAAGCTGCATGCACGTACCCAGCTGTTGGCGCGGATGCTCTTTGGCATATCTGTTCACAGTACTTTGATTCGACATCGTCTAGAAGAGCATCTATGTCGTCTTCCATGCGCATAAAATTAGCGAGAAACTCGCATTCAAGCTAAAGGAAGTTCATTATACAGTGCAGCCGCTAACTTGCTGTCGCTGGTCCAGGTACTCCGCTGTTTCATGCAACGCCGTTGTGGTTGCCATGACAACGCAATGTGGTcacgtggcttctcattggaggCTATGGTAGGCTGCTTGTTAAGCCTACTGTGTACTATGCGTACCAAGTTCGGGTAAGTCAGAGTACATGGGCGTAAAATTTCTCGCCTGTTGGCTCTACATCGGCATGTAATGAGATTTGTTTTGTTATTTATTGGGAATTAAATTTGCGCGCTTTCAGCACGATGTATTTGTGGGGATGAGACGGAGGTTGGGGTATTTTGCggaggcgaaaataactgatcaGACACTGTGTCTGAAAAATGGCCGCTGATTCGTTCACAGACACTGTGAACGAAAGTTAGCGGACGTCTTTCGCCATCTGTAATTACAAATGTGCCATGCCATGCAAATCACTTTTTTGTAAAGTGATGTACGTCTTTCAGTTACATTTTGTAATGGTATGGCTGCATTTCTGTTTTCTGGTGGTTCATGAGGCAAGGTCCTGCGTGCGAAAATACGCAGTGCTGGTTGATGTTTTAAAAATGACGAGCAGACGATTCGACATCATTTCGGAGCTGCTTTATTCAGCACATCGGGCACAGTTGGCATTAGCCCCTGCAAATCTTGTTTCTTAACGTTGCTACGCATGCTAAAGGGATGATTTCTCTTAAGTGTTGCTCAAGCCACCGAAATAAATTATCTTAGCTGAGTATTCATGGTGTCTGAGCGTCACCTTCATAGCGGTCCTTGCCCGTATTTTAGAAAAGATCGCATCTCCGTCCGTTGTGCGCATCTATAAGTGGTGACTGTTTGGGTGTCAAATCTTTGCAAGACTGCTTGTAACCTGCGTTTTCACAGTCGGCGAAACTGATCCGCTAGAAGTTTGACTGTATGTGCACCGGATTGTACTGCACCCCTTGTTTTCAGTAAAAGATCACAATAGGTATGGATTTCGAAATAAACTTAGTGCTTGTTTTCTGACAGTCACGGAATAGCAAGAATCGTGTATAACCGTAGCCTCCTTTATTTTAGCATGACAGTTGTACACGCTGATATGCGCGTTGTCTTATGCACATACATTGCTTTAAAAGCTGCGATAAACATGTATGCACTAATCACCCATACATTCTAGTTCGTAACTGCTATGTGATAACGTATATTCGTCATTTAAGCTCACATAGAAGCACCAGTCGTTGCAGGAACTTATTTATCCATTCATTGCCTTGACTATTCACTATCTGCCAATTTAAAGCGATTAGTGCTGATATCTTCATACTTTTTAGGCAACCTTATATgctctcattgtttttttttttttttttgtaaactgcattgCAAACACCTTAATGTGGCATTAGCTTACAATTCATAGAGCCAATTTGGGTTGTTAATATACTTTTAAAATACATTTGTAGCTTCGCATGCTTTTCAATGCATGTAACAAAGATGACGTTGTTTTTGACATGCTAAAGTGGCTTATAACACACCTGCCACTTGTATCAAATAAATGGCGTATTAGATAATTTGCAGTCTGCTTTTGTCATTAATCACATTGACATTGAGTAGCTGCCTCGAAGGTACAACTATGTTCCAGGCAGCTCAATTACCAAGGGGTGAATTGTTTGCATTAGCAAACACTAAAGGTTTTGATGTTTTCAGTGACCATGTTTCACCTTGCAGTGCCCACTGCCTACATGCATGAGGTGTGGTGGCTAAACCATTGCTCTTGGATTTGCTCAACTGAACCATGGATGTCTTCATCTGTGGTGTGTGCCACATGGGCTTCCATGACATAGGCAAGTTTGTGGAGCACAAGAACTCCCTGGGCTCCATTAGCTGTGGCCACTGCACTGCCATCTTTCACACCGAAGATGAGTTATCCCAGCATGCACTGCAGGAACATGCAACAGAAAGCCAAGGTGAGCACCTCTGGCACTAGCCTAGTGGTGCAGGTTGGTGGTGAAAATATGCTGCCCATGGTGTCTCTCTTGCTAGACATGCCATATATAGTTTGTTGCAAAGACTGTGTGGCAGTGAAAGTGAGTCATTTCCTCGTTGTATACGTAAGCAAGCATTGAAACAAAACTCTCACTTACTGACCTATTAAATACATGTCACAGAACAAATAAATGTCTTATGTAAGATGTGTGGTGATGGAAAAACATGCTTCACAGTAGTGCGAGAGTTCTAGAGGTTTGCCCACTGGATCAGGATTTTGTTCTTGCTGTATAATTAATACACTTGCAGTACATTTGGACACTGCTTATGTCTGTCTGAAAGTATGTAACATGCATACCACTCATTCTCTAGGCACGTCTATGGCAGCAGTGTTTAGCTGTATTTGTTGCTCTATGAGAACTTCTCCACTCATCTTAACGTTGACAAAAATTGTCAGAGACATGCTGCATTTTCGCCAGAATGTGGGCAATCTGTGATAACCTGCCTCGCTATAGTACTTATTTCTCTGGTAGGGTCCGAACCTGTTGAGGAGGAGATGCCACTTGAGCAGAGTATGGAGACTGAGCCATCTACTGAAGGCAGTGAAAACCACTTGGCCTCTGCCAGTGACAATGGCACTGGAGCTGACTCTCAGACCATCGTAGTTACAGAGGGCTTCTCATTCGAGGCCACAGGTATGGGCTTGTGCTTTTAATCAATAGTGCACAGCATTATTTCACAGTGTATACCGTAGATGACAGCGTGCTAGGATCGTTGTCATTCTCATTAACTTCCTGGCACCCAGCTGTACAGAATTGTTGCATGTGTTAACCTCTCAAAAGTAATGTCTGAGCAGCAGCCTAGCAAGTAAGTTGACAGAATGTGTACCTAGACTTATGGCTTGATACTGTGACATAGACACTACTTGTTCAACTCCTTTCCAGAGTGAAAATCTTGAACTGTAATTTATGCTGGGGACTTGACCGGTCTCTATTAAGTTGTTTTATGAAACACATTTACAGTTGCTTGTGGGATCACTTAAAACTGGCTCTGGTTACGAATATGGTGCCAGTTGAAATCGACCTACTGGTCTTATACTGGTTAACGTAATCCACTGGAAGGGTTTTACCCCAGATATGTGCCAACTCGTTTCTAAAGTTTTGATACCTAAAATATAATTTTTTGCTGAACTACTACTTTTCATGCATTTCATTTGTGGTTGCATAGGGTGTGGCAGAACAAAATATGCACTGAACTCAGCTGGCTTTATTATAGTTATAGTCACAGTCACATGCTGTTGTCAGTGCCATGTTGGTTGCAttgcatatataaaaaaaatacaatctgCGTGAAGAATTATATGTTGTTGCATATCCCTGACAGCCAATTGGTCCCAGTAAAATGTTAACCTGGCCAGCTATAAATAACCTGGTCCTAAGTCAAGCTAGTGTGCATCCAACTGAACCATGGATGTCTTCATCTGTGGTGTATGCCACATGGGCTTCCATGACATAGGCAAGTTTGTGGAGCACAAGAACTCCCTGGGCTCCATTAGCTGTGGCCACTGCACTGCCATCTTTCACACCGAAGATGAGTTATCCCAGCATGCACTGCAGGAACATGCAACAGAAAGCCAAGGTGAGCACCTCTGGCACTAGCCTAGTGGTGCAGGTTGGTGGTGCCGTAGTCCAGTAGAATCATGCCTTACACGTCCTTGAGTCTATAAAACCAGCAGTGGCCTCCATTCCCTTCCTCGACTGGTTTTCTCAGCTACTCTTGTCCCTTCCACTACAAGCTTTCTCCAAGTGGTCCCATGCCAAGTTAAGGATGACTGGTCTTAATGGTGAGGGCAGCTGGTTCTGCTTGACTGGCAACTTGAACCAGATGACTTCTAACTGGGTCAAAATAAAACCATTGTTGTTTCCAACTGgcctctgtaaaaaaaaaaagaaattctattTGTGTTCGCATCAGTTTTTGTTCAAGGTATTCTAGTCAAGAGTTTAATAATGTACCTCAACTGGTTAAATATATCTGTTAGCATCAGCAACCTCTACAGGAAAAATTAGACAGCAACAAAACAAGTTGACAAGTACTGAGCACAATTCCCATCACAGTGTTGCTTGTACATCATGTAGACGCAAACTATTTAAATCTTATAATATTGtcgctttctggacactattctacctttctTGTGTCAAGAAGATCCTTAAAttgcccaaactctgtgtcatgCTGAAGAAGCATGTAGACTGGTGCATCTTAGGACTTTGTCCTCACATAGCCACAGCAAGACTCGCTACAAGGCCCAACACATCCCCGTCGACTTTACTCCCAGTGACAATGTTTgattgtggacacctgttcgcaaaaatgGATTGTACCGTAAGTTCCTTGCCACTTACTCTGGACCATTCGTTATGCTCActcgcttgagtgatgtgaactatgtcgtcgccaaagtgaagAAAAGTAACCAGCATTCATGCACGACGCAAGTTGTTTGTTCACGTTCCAAGACTCAAGTAGTACCATCACAAGTCCCTTTAGCTTGTTCAGCGAGCTTCGTCTTCCCCCGGGGAAAATGTTGCAGCACTACGCGACTGAGCCAGAAAAAGAGAAAGTAGAGTGGGGTGCTTGAGCTCGGCTGTACTTTGCACCGGCTGGTCCTTCCCTGTGGCTTCCTCCTGGATCTCGTTTCACCGTCTAAATAAACATCTTTCTTAACAATATATACTATTTAGTGTTAAGATATGTTGAGTAGAACTTAAGGATGTTATGAGGAGGTAATAACAGCATATTTATATATAGATGTTTCTTTTCGTATGTTGGCCTGTATTTTTGTAACATCTTGCCTTTTGGCAGTTTTCAT encodes the following:
- the LOC142563308 gene encoding cilia- and flagella-associated protein 418-like isoform X3, which translates into the protein MSNQSTVNRYAKEHPRQQLGTCMQLLSLNNVHHDQLLVFRTSSDDSIEEAINEICRVPELNVPNTDLAESKVFGRRNIQACSHIHCCKCDFQVAVFEDYAWDETADYLFFRNSVPDASKLRSRLFRKLGWRAYCCQCHWRSVAALASAQQERLPWMCARH
- the LOC142563308 gene encoding cilia- and flagella-associated protein 418-like isoform X2, whose amino-acid sequence is MRMEDDIDALLDDVESKYCEQICQRASAPTAGTSSDDSIEEAINEICRVPELNVPNTDLAESKVFGRRNIQCYVVYLGGTDVVFGVSTSASRRACSHIHCCKCDFQVAVFEDYAWDETADYLFFRNSVPDASKLRSRLFRKLGWRAYCCQCHWRSVAALASAQQERLPWMCARH
- the LOC142563308 gene encoding cilia- and flagella-associated protein 418-like isoform X1 — protein: MSNQSTVNRYAKEHPRQQLGTCMQLLSLNNVHHDQLLVFRTSSDDSIEEAINEICRVPELNVPNTDLAESKVFGRRNIQCYVVYLGGTDVVFGVSTSASRRACSHIHCCKCDFQVAVFEDYAWDETADYLFFRNSVPDASKLRSRLFRKLGWRAYCCQCHWRSVAALASAQQERLPWMCARH
- the LOC142563308 gene encoding cilia- and flagella-associated protein 418-like isoform X4, which encodes MPKSIRANSWVPNTDLAESKVFGRRNIQCYVVYLGGTDVVFGVSTSASRRACSHIHCCKCDFQVAVFEDYAWDETADYLFFRNSVPDASKLRSRLFRKLGWRAYCCQCHWRSVAALASAQQERLPWMCARH